In Gouania willdenowi chromosome 24, fGouWil2.1, whole genome shotgun sequence, a single window of DNA contains:
- the LOC114457735 gene encoding osteopetrosis-associated transmembrane protein 1-like produces the protein MSSLFSTSLMSSFPEDLEISGYCKELLFFFKQRYVTFVDCLILAARPVKVCQNCSSSYSRLQDIYRNISDQVGPGNESCRDSLLSSDRLMVVYQLYSNLQDLWTSSNCEKCINNRSHSLTNDTLNFLSTLNQTLTCFEKYQLGNHTELCKSCKKMYGDVNKLYGRMEKNDTMCIDLEDAMNMTRRLWSKNFNCSLPRDETVPVLAVSSFMLFLPVIFYLSSFLHSEQKKRKLIHPNRARSYTRLMNIQDKQS, from the exons ATGAGCTCTTTATTCTCCACCAGTCTGATGTCCTCATTCCCTGAAGACTTGGAGATTAGCGGCTACTGCAAGGAGCTTCTGTTCTTTTTCAAACAGCGGTATGTGACCTTCGTGGACTGCCTGATTCTTGCAGCCCGACCCGTCAAAGTGTGTCAGAACTGTTCCTCCAGCTACAGCAGGCTCCAGGACATCTACAGGAACATCTCAGACCAG GTGGGTCCTGGTAATGAAAGCTGCAGGGACAGCCTCCTGAGCTCCGATCGACTCATGGTGGTTTACCAGCTGTACAGCAACCTGCAGGACCTGTGGACCAGTTCTAACTGTGAGA agtGTATCAATAATCGCTCCCACAGCCTGACGAATGACACCCTGAACTTCCTGAGCACCCTCAATCAAACCCTCACTTGCTTTGAGAAGTATCAACTG GGGAATCACACTGAACTGTGCAAAAGTTGTAAGAAGATGTACGGCGATGTGAACAAGCTGTACGGCCGAATGGAGAAGAATGACACCATGTGCATCGACCTCGAGGACGCC ATGAACATGACCCGCAGACTCTGGAGCAAGAACTTCAATTGTTCGCTCCCACGTGACGAGACGGTGCCTGTCCTCGCCGTCTCCAGCTTCATGCTCTTTCTGCCCGTCATCTTCTACTTGAGCAGCTTCCTTCACTCGGAACAAAAGAAACGCAAGCTCATACACC CCAACCGAGCCAGGTCCTACACCAGGCTGATGAACATACAGGACAAACAGAGCTGA